In Stigmatopora nigra isolate UIUO_SnigA chromosome 5, RoL_Snig_1.1, whole genome shotgun sequence, the genomic window tgcatttcattGTATTAGGCTCTCTTTCGCACTCAccaaaatacaatgtttttttatataaacgATACTGATTGTACACCCTATTATCTTTTTTAATCGGTAGGCATTTAATTTtcctacacacccacacaaggTAAATGTTACTAGTGATTTAATTAAATTGCACTCCAAACCATTTATATACTTAATTTGTCTTGACTCAGCATATACCGATTGATTTCTTTTTGCTTAACAGGTGTCGATTTTGGACTATAATACTATAACTCCGATCCTTGCCACAATAAATTGCTGATACGGAGCTCCATCCAACAACACTGCTACCAGCACCTGTGTCATTGGGTGGGAAAAGTCGGGACAACaacttttattgatttttagccAGTTCAACCGGGTTAATAAACACATAAGAACATTCCCTTACCACATGGATGTAAAGGGAATTTAAGTTTAAAGTTGAGTCTTGGGGATGGGGTTAAATTATCTAAGGAGGACGTCATGGTTCACAGCAACTCTGCTTCCCCAATGAAAACATCTCTTCCACTGAATATAACAGAGGCAGCACCTCCTCAAGTGTTGCATGTTCCAGATACTACTGAGAAGCCCCCTTCTAATATCCCTATTAAACTCCTTAGTTCAGATATTATCTCCATTTCAGATGTCTCTCAGCCCACTGTCGCGGGGTCTAGTCCAGCATCGGACTGGTCCTCCACACAGTCATTAACCCAAAATGAATTCATAATCAACGGCCGGACATCAGGCAGAAAGAGAACTCCCAAAACATGTGACTGTTGTTGCGGCAATAGAAAGGGCCACGATGTCAAAATTTCAGGCAGAGGAAGAGGTAGGGGAAGGGGCCGAGGCAGAGGAAGGGGTGCTGGAAGGAATATCCACAATATCCCACTAAGTGAGGACAAGATCACAAGAATAATTGACTTTGACCTGACAGAGGATGAGTTGGTGGAAACTGGGGATGAAAATGACATGCAGGATGGTATAAACGAACCAAAAACTCAGACAGAGTCAACTGCTGCTTCTCCGGTCTTTGTCTCGCTACTGGACGTGGATGAAATGGACAATGACCAGATGCCTTTCCCAGAAATCACTGTGCCAACTGTGCTTCCTTCTAAAGGTGAAATGCCCATTGGGATTAAGCAACCTGTTGAAAATGACATTACCAATTCAAAAAATTCCCAAACCCAGTCAGAGTTGATGATTTCTAAGAAGCATTTCAACTGTACATTGGATACATCGCAGATTGAGAACGGACAGTCACTATCTGAAGCAGAACCTGAAGGGAAGACACTTATGGACAAAAGTAACCTGAGTGAACCAGGAAATGTCATGCTTTGCTCATCAGGAGAGTCAGCTTCTCCATCAATGCCAAGAAGTCCTCACAATCACGACTCGGAGGTGCATGCAGCACTGAATCCTGACAGAATGGATACATTGCCTGAATGCCTGTCACCTACTATGTCCAATGGAAATGCCCTTTCAGAGCCTGCAGACCACAGTCCCAGGTCAACACCCATGGAGACGGACACTAGTCATTCTCCGGTTGTTTCCTCTTCACAACATTGTCCTATTACAGTATGCAGCATGCTGCATTGTGCAGCACTAAAAGACCACAGTTTGTACTGTCAACCTGAAACTTGGAAGAAAGAGCAAAAGTCTATTAATAATCTGTTTGGAGAACGAGATGTACAAGAGATAAATGGAGGTGCACAAAATGATGATTGCCTGGAGAGACTTGTACATTTGGTCCATGGTAAGATGTTTGTTTTACAACATATCCAATAGTCTTCTTCTTCAGGTATACAGCattttataatatttgtttttatcattttttgggaTCTATATAATTTCAGCGTCAGAAAGAGGCCTTTAAATTAAATGCAttgttattaaaattattattttatttctaatttttaACATGGAAGTGGCCTATTGTTGTATTCTCTAAGTAACTTTCATATATAGTTCATAATGACAACTACAGTGATAAATTGTACATACAGTGGTGAATAGTTCATAAAAGAACATTATTGTTCTTATAGAAAAGTGTTGGTATATGATTTTTGGCTGTTGCACAATTGAAGTGCACTTAGAATTTGAAATATAAGAATTAAATTATGTCagtaatgtatttgtttagatcagatcaatgtttttttttaatttcagagTTTCTGGAGAGCTTCTACATAAAGTATGGCAGTTTCATTCCTCTCAGTGAGACAGATGTCCTGGAATACCTTAAAACGAACAGCAACCACAATGACTTCAGCAACCCGTTAGTAGATACTGACAAAACATGCTACTTTTTGTTTGGACATTATAATTCAATGTGCTTTTATACTTTTAGGGGATTAAACATCCAAAAGGAGGTGGCGCGATACAAGGCAGCACTAGCCTCTGCACCGGTTGCTGGCTTCATGGTTATCCATAACAAGCATTCGTTAAGCCTGGAGGATCTTGGCACACTGGAGGAACAGAATTGGATAAATGACCAGGTACGGGAAGTGAAAATCTCCTTGAGATGGCTAACATTGTAAAAGCAATGGCAAAGTAAagtttcattccttttttttccacatgttGGTGTTGTTAATCAATAACATTGTAGTGACTTTAATACAACCATAAACACTACATTTTATCTAACATTGGCATCTTGCTCAGCACCCTTAGAAACACTATCATACCTTCGTTTAACCGGCATTTTGATGGAATTCCAGcctatgaattattattattacagacCTTCAAAGTCGGcgctcatgttgttgttgttattggtatgtattcaatccatttttttttattcgtcAATGATCACAGCAAAATTTGATAGTTATATTCAAGGCATGTAAGATAGTCATTGATAGTCAGGGCTCTATTATAATTCTTCCTGAGGGCAGATTAATTAAATTCTTTGGAGttcaaaatggtcatttttcttatttgagGACGAATCACAATAAAATTTGGTAGGCAAGTGTGTCACTGAACATGGTACAGATTTGACATGCCTTATTGTGCTTTTTTCCTTGCAGATCTACGATTATGTTGTGTTTCAGACTTTACAGTACACGATGGTATTATTTACACTACTTTTTTCATTGTGTGCAGATTATCAACACATATGGGGACCTGATTATGGAAGCAGCCCAGCATCATGTAAGTGATATTTGTAAAAATGATGTCATCGTTGTACCATATTTTAACAGTCAATTAAGTGAATTAAAATGCCTTTAAGTATTTCTAATACGGCCAGAATAATGATACTTGTACTATAATCTACTATTCTTTTGTCGATACTTGTACTATAATCTACTATTCTTTTATCGATACTTGTACTATAATCTACTATTCTTTTATCGATACTTGTACTATAATCTACTATTCTTTTATCGATACTTGTTTCTTTCTGTTGAATGGTTTTACAATTTCTGTTCtaggttcatttttttaacagtttctTCCACAAGCAGTTGGATGCCAAGGGTTATGAAGGTGTAAAAAGATGGACCAAAAAAGTAAGTAGACGGCTGATTTGTACAAATTTAACCTTCTGCTCATACATCCTCCATGTACTTGAATGCAATTATTTGATTTTCTAATTGGGTGGAATTATTTCAGGTGGATCTATTCTCTAAGTGGCTACTGCTAATTCCCATCCACTTAGAAATCCATTGGTCCCTCGTTACTGTGACCATGGCAACTAAAACCATCAATTACTTTGACAGCCAAGGCATCGTTTTCCGACACACAGCAGATGTGAGtgaaatttttaatcatttgactTGAAACAATGCTAATTACACTAGATAGGTTGTCAAAGTATTAATCCAGTGCATTTGCTGGTTTCGAACGCTAATGTTCATTTATGATTTAGAGATCATtttgtgatttctttttttctttgttagaACATTATGAAATACCTTCAGTCCGAAGCTCAAGATAAAAAACAGGTCGATTTCCTGAAAGGTTGGAAAATTGCGATCATCAAGGTAACCACTGAACATGTGTGAAATTATGCTAGCACATACTGACACGCCATCACTTACAATTTCAAAAATACTTCTTTCTGTTATGTTTATGCAAAGTTGGCCCTGCACAACAGATCCATGAGGCGAATTGACAACTTTGCATCAACATTTTTAAGTGGCcctaaagttgtatttattttaaataatttcctaaACTTTGGATACCATTTTTACCAGGTTTGCATGACAATTTCACAACAATATCATAGAGACACAAACTCCAATTGGTTTTTCAATTATACCTAGTTTATTCCtaagtatattttttatacaaaaatcatTATAAAAACATCCTAGTAAACCattaaatgtacaattataCACTTGTTTACTATTTATCGGGCTCTGTGTTGCACAGTAACCACCTCAGTACAATTTTATAATTACAATTTACAATTTTTTCATTCTGTCCTCACAAAATGGGGCTCAATACTGGTTTCAAAACACTTCAGAATTTCTCTCAAAATAAGTTTAAGCCGCTTCTTATAGAATAGAATACTGCATGAGGCCACTTCTAATGATGGAACTCCTTTGAAGGAATCTATTCTTTGGGATTAAATGAAACTATCATTATATTTTACTGCTTACTGTTGGCCTTAGTTATCTGTCTGTCAAATTTGCTTTGGTGGAATCTTTGACAAAGTTAAAGTTCTAGTTCACACGTCTGATTTTTAGTTCCCaactaaataaaatgaacacaaatttCAACGGCATGCAATTACAgtgaaatgaatgcatttaataTAGATTTGTAGTAACTAAGCATTCATTGACTCCTCAGGGTATTCCTCAGCAGAAAAATGATAGTGACTGTGGCGTTTTTGTCCTTGAGGTAAGAATTATTTTCCATGGCCTTTCCTTGATGCCTTATCTTGTGCATGTTGCATTATTTATACTTTATTATAGCATCCTTCCTAAGATTCTCTGATCTAACAATTTGCTTGTCTTTCCAAATCTACCAGTACTGCCGATGCCTCTCGGTGAAGAAGCCTCTGCTTTTCAGTCAGGATGACATGCCTCGCATTCGTAAACGGATTTATAAGGAGCTGTGTAACCGAAGCCTCAATTCAAGTAAATGAGTGAACAACAGCTTCCTCAGATCATGGACTACTTGACTTTTCCCATGTGGGAATTCTGCCAAGTTCATCAGGCAGATTTTAATAGACTGGGCATCTCTTCCATGAGGTTAACAGACAAACATGGGCTGTCTGTTTTCCAACAAGTGAGCCATTTCTTCAACTGGCTTGGGCAAAAGTACTGACTTTGCCGCCTCCTGATGCTGTTTCACTTTGCCTTTCcttttttgcatttaacatGGCCAGATGGTATGGACCGGCCAATCTTAAAAGACAAACGGCATTTCTTCCTCGGGACTAATGCAGAAATTATCTGCTGGTTTAAAATGGAGTGGCCATTTTAAACAATGTCTTCTTAAAGTGGGAATTTTAtgcaggagtttttttttttagcagcacCTCATAAATTTGTGTTACCTGGCACCTAGATGAAGAATATCTGTGATTCAGTGGACCAACTGTTAACCTAAAACTTGAAGATGGGAGTTGGCTTCATTTTTGAGGTGTGGGGGGATCCTCATGAATATTTGCACGGATATTAAAGCTTATTCTTTGAGGAGTTTAGTATAACAAGCAAATGTATTGCTCTTGTATTTCTCCTAGCTGGCCTGAGGATAGTGACTTGGTATCATACAGATTATTGCTTCATGTGGGCTTTGGCGCTAAACAGAGATTCAGGATTGTCTTTGCTTTGAGTACCAGATCTCTACTCTATGGCACCAACTCATTTCTTCCTAAAATTCCTTTTTTCTTACCGTTAATATTTATCAAATTGTTTAGCTATGTACTACTGGCTAAACCctgatttgagaaaaaaaacattcacgtccatccatttgaactaatatatatattttattcttatttttagatttgcagATGAAGTTGCTGATGTGAAGGCCACAATTGTATGTGTTAGCCAAGCAATCCAACTTTCAAGTGTTAGTGTAGATTCATTGATGCTGGTGAATAAAAACTTGTTCATGTGTGGCTGAGAAACAAGTGGATCTTGCTTATGTTTTCCCTCAAGCATTGTTTTTATCTTGCTTCTGCTGTTGTGTGCCCTAGTGTGGATTTGCAAATTTTATagtactacttttactactgtAAATGCTCTCTTTGGCTCAATGCCACAGCTGGAATGCTGCTGGCAACGTGATGCTTTTCTCTTTGTACCGATCTTTTATGTATTTGGTAAGGTGAAGCAACAACAAGCAGTGACtgaattgattattttatttttacttgaacTCATAATCtatagatcttttttttaattagatggAAACACTAGATAAATGGTCAACCATGGTTTGGTGAATtgagttttcttattttataaaCGGTTTTATCAGTCATCTGATCGTTTAGGGGATCAT contains:
- the LOC144197119 gene encoding uncharacterized protein LOC144197119; amino-acid sequence: MVHSNSASPMKTSLPLNITEAAPPQVLHVPDTTEKPPSNIPIKLLSSDIISISDVSQPTVAGSSPASDWSSTQSLTQNEFIINGRTSGRKRTPKTCDCCCGNRKGHDVKISGRGRGRGRGRGRGRGAGRNIHNIPLSEDKITRIIDFDLTEDELVETGDENDMQDGINEPKTQTESTAASPVFVSLLDVDEMDNDQMPFPEITVPTVLPSKGEMPIGIKQPVENDITNSKNSQTQSELMISKKHFNCTLDTSQIENGQSLSEAEPEGKTLMDKSNLSEPGNVMLCSSGESASPSMPRSPHNHDSEVHAALNPDRMDTLPECLSPTMSNGNALSEPADHSPRSTPMETDTSHSPVVSSSQHCPITVCSMLHCAALKDHSLYCQPETWKKEQKSINNLFGERDVQEINGGAQNDDCLERLVHLVHEFLESFYIKYGSFIPLSETDVLEYLKTNSNHNDFSNPGLNIQKEVARYKAALASAPVAGFMVIHNKHSLSLEDLGTLEEQNWINDQIINTYGDLIMEAAQHHVHFFNSFFHKQLDAKGYEGVKRWTKKVDLFSKWLLLIPIHLEIHWSLVTVTMATKTINYFDSQGIVFRHTADNIMKYLQSEAQDKKQVDFLKGWKIAIIKGIPQQKNDSDCGVFVLEYCRCLSVKKPLLFSQDDMPRIRKRIYKELCNRSLNSSK